Proteins from one Akkermansiaceae bacterium genomic window:
- a CDS encoding exo-alpha-sialidase, with amino-acid sequence MMRHLLPILLLLSTGSVFAESPVPQSILDLTLEPAEINFNPGPEYSEDQQDYTMVIGMDRTPKGRLWAAWVGGGDNPLAYFLVASSDDDGKTWSHPRMVIRPGRTVTGLNRSVIVGNLWTDPNGKLWLFYDQSLEQFDGRAGVWAVTCENPDDDKPVWSAPRRIWHGMSLNKPTVLSNGDWLLPISLWDRSTVKPVFGNAYSELDDQRMAHWFASSDQGKTWTRRGGVRFPNPRFDEHMVVELKDGRLWMLARTTDGIAESYSSDMGKTWTEPVQSTIKNPSARFFFRRLESGNILLVKNGPLDKKTERVQMTAYLSDDEGKTWKGGLVIDERKGVSYPDGFQAPDGRIHIIHDRERSKHREILFARFTEADILAGKFVTEGSRGKMPVFKGRGPRKGVYLPNNGIQLPDQWPPRDLDPNSTEPMPVPYLEKENIPAVIPINNGRQLFVDDFLVDGTDLTRTFHRAEKFRGNPVFKPETKHELEPTGIEGEDQAVTYLGHGGVFYNPDKKHFEMFYTASWRGGLALATSKDLIHWERPDLGLYGDNIILPPGPDFAGKDNAIWLDLAAKDPNQRYKAIIQRGKSHTLHTSPNGLVWSQGVYAGESGDYCSFFHNPFRNVWVQSIKRNNDRGRARYYHEHRDFLSSADRDKSVYWTNADKLDPPDPEVGNNPQLYSLNAVAYESILLGEHYILLGPWNRICEAGKFPKITELHLGFSRDGFHWSRPADRRPFIAATREDGHPDRGYIHGTNGVMLVHEDKLWFPYCAYSGLAPNGHRGMYTGATIGMATLRRDGFASMDAGEKPGVLTTRPVAFNGRNLFVNVDNPGGELRVEILDEKGEPIAPFTRENSVAIQADSTLTEVTWKGASDLESVRGKPVRFRFHLTRGSLYAFWVSADAKGASGGHLGAGGPAYDGVIDTKGKDAIAPDATSGYRTDALEAPDVHTAPVPERYLDENRMFLCGPGIAASKGGRLWVTFKTGDIGEDEDNCTVVITSGDQGKTWSKPVLAIDIDGPLRTNDPGIWTDPHGNVTLMFGQVFGYWDGRGGFWTMTAENGDDENTQWSRPRRLSDGYLKNKPFITRSGDWLYPIEHMGPKAWRGRYAEGAPMRSDFVHPLPELDHANVFVSRDQGKTISYLSQAVIPAEQRTFQEHMIVEKKDGRLWMLGRINDGIGESFSKDQGKTWTTMTPAEGIKGPSSRIFFQRLKSGNILLIKNGDKIQEKPHLRTHLTAYLSEDDGATWPHKLVLDERRTSYPDAAEDKDGYINIVHDYGRYSEKEVIFHRITEADIKAGKLTDPQSVTKIVANKATHETLKPESYNEWKSDFE; translated from the coding sequence ATGATGCGACACCTCCTACCCATTCTCCTTCTCCTTTCCACCGGATCCGTTTTCGCTGAAAGCCCCGTGCCGCAAAGTATCCTTGATCTCACCCTCGAGCCCGCGGAGATCAACTTCAACCCTGGCCCCGAATATTCCGAAGATCAACAGGACTACACCATGGTCATCGGCATGGACCGCACGCCGAAAGGGAGATTGTGGGCAGCATGGGTCGGGGGTGGTGACAATCCGCTCGCCTATTTCCTCGTCGCCTCATCCGATGACGATGGGAAGACTTGGTCCCACCCGCGCATGGTCATCCGTCCGGGGCGCACCGTCACCGGCCTCAACCGCAGCGTGATCGTCGGCAACCTGTGGACCGATCCCAATGGAAAACTCTGGCTCTTCTACGACCAGTCCCTCGAACAATTCGATGGCCGCGCCGGTGTTTGGGCCGTCACTTGCGAAAATCCCGACGATGACAAACCCGTCTGGTCCGCACCGCGCCGGATCTGGCACGGCATGTCATTGAACAAGCCCACCGTCCTCAGCAACGGCGACTGGCTCCTGCCCATCTCCCTCTGGGACCGCAGCACCGTCAAACCTGTCTTTGGCAACGCCTACTCGGAACTCGACGACCAGCGCATGGCCCACTGGTTCGCCTCATCCGACCAAGGCAAAACCTGGACCCGCCGCGGCGGCGTCCGTTTCCCCAATCCCCGCTTCGACGAGCACATGGTCGTCGAACTCAAGGACGGCCGCCTCTGGATGCTCGCCCGCACCACCGACGGCATCGCCGAATCCTACTCCAGCGATATGGGTAAAACCTGGACCGAACCAGTTCAGTCGACCATTAAAAACCCGAGCGCCCGGTTCTTCTTCCGCCGCCTTGAGTCCGGCAACATCCTCCTCGTCAAAAACGGACCTCTCGACAAAAAAACCGAGCGCGTCCAGATGACCGCCTATCTCTCCGACGATGAAGGCAAGACCTGGAAAGGCGGCCTCGTCATCGACGAACGCAAAGGCGTCTCTTACCCCGACGGCTTCCAGGCACCCGACGGCCGCATCCACATCATCCACGACCGCGAACGCTCAAAGCACCGGGAAATCCTCTTCGCCAGATTCACCGAAGCCGACATCCTGGCCGGAAAATTCGTCACCGAAGGCTCCCGGGGAAAAATGCCCGTCTTCAAAGGCCGCGGCCCCCGGAAAGGCGTTTACCTCCCCAACAACGGCATCCAGCTTCCCGACCAATGGCCGCCGCGGGATCTTGATCCGAATTCCACCGAACCCATGCCGGTTCCCTACCTCGAAAAGGAAAACATCCCCGCCGTCATCCCCATCAACAACGGCCGCCAGCTCTTCGTCGACGACTTCCTCGTCGACGGGACGGATCTCACCCGCACCTTCCACCGCGCGGAAAAATTCCGGGGCAACCCCGTCTTCAAGCCCGAGACCAAGCACGAGCTCGAACCCACCGGCATCGAAGGCGAAGATCAGGCCGTCACCTATCTCGGCCATGGCGGCGTGTTCTACAATCCGGACAAAAAACACTTCGAGATGTTCTACACCGCCAGTTGGCGCGGCGGCCTCGCCCTCGCCACCAGCAAGGACCTCATTCACTGGGAGCGTCCCGACCTCGGCCTCTATGGGGACAACATCATTCTCCCTCCCGGCCCCGACTTCGCCGGAAAGGACAACGCCATCTGGCTCGACCTCGCCGCCAAGGATCCGAACCAGCGCTACAAAGCCATCATCCAGCGGGGGAAAAGCCACACGCTCCACACCTCGCCCAACGGACTCGTCTGGTCCCAGGGGGTCTACGCGGGTGAGTCGGGCGATTACTGCTCCTTCTTCCACAACCCTTTCCGCAACGTCTGGGTCCAGAGCATCAAACGCAACAACGACCGAGGCCGCGCCCGCTACTATCACGAGCACCGCGACTTCCTTTCCTCCGCCGACCGCGACAAGTCCGTCTATTGGACCAACGCCGACAAGCTCGATCCACCGGACCCCGAAGTCGGGAACAATCCGCAGCTCTACAGCCTCAACGCCGTCGCCTACGAAAGCATCCTCCTCGGCGAGCACTACATCCTCCTCGGACCGTGGAACCGCATCTGCGAAGCGGGCAAGTTCCCGAAAATCACCGAACTCCACCTCGGCTTCAGCCGCGACGGCTTCCACTGGTCCCGTCCCGCCGACCGCAGGCCCTTCATCGCCGCCACCCGCGAGGACGGACATCCCGACCGCGGCTACATCCACGGCACCAACGGCGTCATGCTCGTCCACGAGGATAAACTGTGGTTCCCGTACTGCGCCTACTCCGGCCTCGCGCCCAACGGCCACCGCGGCATGTATACCGGCGCCACCATCGGCATGGCCACCCTCCGCCGCGACGGCTTCGCGTCGATGGACGCGGGGGAAAAACCGGGCGTCCTCACCACCCGTCCCGTCGCCTTCAACGGCCGCAACCTTTTCGTCAACGTCGACAACCCCGGAGGCGAACTCCGGGTCGAGATCCTCGATGAAAAAGGCGAGCCCATCGCCCCCTTCACCAGGGAGAACTCCGTCGCCATCCAGGCCGACTCCACCCTCACGGAAGTCACCTGGAAAGGCGCGTCCGATCTCGAATCCGTCCGCGGCAAGCCGGTCAGGTTCCGTTTCCACCTCACCCGCGGCAGCCTCTACGCCTTCTGGGTCAGCGCCGACGCGAAGGGCGCCAGCGGCGGCCATCTCGGAGCCGGCGGCCCGGCCTACGACGGCGTGATCGACACCAAGGGTAAAGACGCCATCGCCCCGGATGCCACCTCCGGATACCGCACCGACGCCCTCGAAGCCCCCGACGTCCACACCGCTCCCGTTCCCGAGCGTTACCTCGACGAAAACCGCATGTTTCTTTGCGGTCCCGGCATCGCCGCGTCGAAGGGCGGCCGCCTCTGGGTCACCTTCAAAACCGGAGACATCGGTGAGGACGAGGACAACTGCACCGTCGTCATCACCAGCGGCGACCAGGGAAAAACCTGGAGCAAACCCGTCCTCGCCATCGACATCGACGGACCCCTGCGCACCAACGACCCCGGCATCTGGACCGATCCCCATGGCAACGTCACCCTCATGTTCGGGCAGGTCTTCGGCTACTGGGACGGCCGCGGCGGCTTCTGGACCATGACCGCGGAAAACGGAGACGATGAAAACACCCAATGGAGCCGGCCCCGGCGCCTCAGCGACGGCTACCTCAAGAACAAGCCTTTCATCACCCGCTCCGGCGACTGGCTCTACCCCATCGAGCACATGGGACCGAAAGCCTGGCGCGGCCGCTACGCCGAAGGCGCGCCCATGCGTTCCGACTTCGTTCATCCCCTCCCGGAACTCGACCACGCGAACGTCTTTGTATCTCGGGATCAGGGGAAAACCATCAGCTATCTCTCGCAGGCCGTCATTCCCGCAGAACAACGGACTTTCCAGGAACACATGATCGTCGAAAAGAAAGACGGCAGACTGTGGATGCTCGGACGCATCAACGACGGCATCGGCGAGTCGTTCTCCAAAGACCAGGGTAAAACCTGGACCACCATGACCCCCGCCGAAGGAATCAAAGGGCCCAGCTCCCGCATCTTCTTCCAGCGCCTGAAATCCGGAAACATCCTTCTCATCAAAAACGGCGATAAGATCCAGGAGAAACCCCATCTCCGCACCCACCTTACTGCTTATCTTTCCGAAGACGACGGAGCCACATGGCCTCACAAGCTCGTCCTGGACGAGCGCCGAACATCGTACCCGGATGCCGCCGAAGACAAGGACGGATACATCAACATCGTCCACGACTACGGACGTTACAGCGAAAAGGAGGTCATTTTCCATCGTATCACCGAAGCCGACATCAAGGCAGGAAAGCTCACCGACCCGCAAAGCGTAACGAAAATCGTTGCAAACAAAGCAACCCACGAAACCCTCAAACCAGAATCCTACAATGAATGGAAATCAGACTTTGAATAG
- a CDS encoding aminoglycoside phosphotransferase family protein, which produces MNSISSTSTRPLRASTYYWKCDRPAAFHGTSGTHDHAFLAHAVKSIVESHFGAPAHIAPGPGQGNHVTFTAACGDLPLFIRIDDSPESDDYLAIESQVQESVRTLGIRTPEILVVDASRAKVPFAWQIMRRIDAPDINRHFKDRTLDLRAASEAIGSAIASWQFLHPEGYGPFRSGQRQLKGWHANYSDYFFLHFERHLHFLQENDFLSHPEASAIRQEMLNHQALLDLPEGCLVHKDLAFWNILGTPDEILAFIDWDDAISGDPMDDFSLLACFHGATVLEPALGAYQMQRALPINHRRRFWLHLLRNMLVKSVIRVGAGYFDRGSGFFLINDGIDLKTFTRQRLHQAIAGLRDDLPISSLK; this is translated from the coding sequence ATGAACTCTATCAGTTCGACATCGACCCGTCCTCTTCGCGCGAGCACCTACTACTGGAAGTGCGACCGTCCTGCCGCCTTTCACGGCACGTCTGGTACCCACGATCATGCATTTCTCGCCCACGCGGTGAAATCCATCGTCGAGAGTCACTTCGGCGCACCCGCTCACATTGCTCCCGGCCCAGGGCAGGGGAACCACGTCACTTTCACCGCGGCATGCGGGGATCTCCCCCTTTTCATCCGCATCGATGACAGCCCGGAAAGCGACGACTACCTCGCCATTGAATCTCAAGTCCAGGAAAGCGTTCGGACCCTCGGCATCCGGACACCGGAGATTCTCGTTGTGGATGCCTCACGGGCAAAAGTTCCCTTCGCATGGCAAATCATGCGAAGGATTGATGCACCCGACATCAACCGGCACTTCAAGGATCGTACACTCGACCTCCGCGCCGCCTCCGAAGCTATCGGCTCCGCCATAGCCAGTTGGCAGTTCCTCCATCCTGAAGGATACGGCCCCTTTAGATCCGGCCAACGTCAACTCAAAGGATGGCACGCCAACTACAGCGATTACTTCTTTCTCCACTTTGAGCGCCATCTTCACTTCCTTCAGGAAAACGACTTTCTTTCTCATCCCGAAGCTTCCGCCATCCGTCAGGAAATGCTCAACCACCAGGCTCTTCTGGATCTTCCTGAAGGGTGCCTTGTCCATAAAGACCTCGCTTTCTGGAACATCTTGGGCACACCTGATGAAATCCTCGCTTTCATCGATTGGGACGACGCGATCTCTGGTGACCCGATGGACGACTTCTCCTTGCTCGCCTGTTTCCACGGCGCGACCGTCCTTGAGCCCGCCCTCGGGGCCTACCAGATGCAACGCGCGCTTCCAATCAATCATCGGCGACGCTTTTGGCTCCACCTCCTACGCAACATGCTAGTCAAGTCCGTCATCCGTGTCGGTGCCGGCTACTTTGATCGCGGAAGCGGATTCTTCCTGATCAACGACGGCATCGATCTGAAAACCTTCACCCGGCAGCGCCTCCACCAAGCCATTGCGGGACTGCGGGACGACCTTCCAATTTCTTCTCTCAAATAA
- a CDS encoding bile acid:sodium symporter family protein has translation MRSLLTRFTDLYPVWVIAFAIIGLVKPEALTWFSGPWVVWALSVVMLGMGFTLTIDDFRRIFRMPGSVAMGLVAHYTIMPLSAWCIAHFLKLDSGFAVGLILVASCPSGTASNVICYLARANVALAVIITLASTLVAFATTPLWCKALAGQYVPVDAVQLSLSTLRIAVIPVLIGVLCNWKFPVATAKIKPVGPLISVVALMFITGSIVGQNAQAVIENVGKLAIAAILLHTLGFGIGYVVAKIIRYPEDIARTISIEVGMQNGGLAAVLAKQNFPLQPLAAVPAVFSAITQTLLGSLLATYWRKRPVKSDPAPEASIADQP, from the coding sequence ATGCGCTCTCTTCTAACCCGCTTCACCGACCTATATCCCGTCTGGGTTATTGCTTTTGCAATCATCGGACTAGTAAAACCTGAGGCCCTGACGTGGTTCAGTGGCCCGTGGGTTGTCTGGGCTCTGAGCGTCGTCATGCTAGGCATGGGTTTCACCCTCACCATCGATGACTTCCGCCGCATCTTCAGGATGCCCGGCAGCGTCGCCATGGGACTGGTGGCCCACTACACCATCATGCCGCTTTCGGCTTGGTGCATCGCCCATTTCCTGAAACTCGATTCAGGGTTTGCTGTTGGCCTGATTCTCGTCGCCAGTTGTCCCTCTGGGACCGCCTCGAATGTCATTTGCTACCTCGCAAGGGCGAATGTCGCTCTCGCGGTGATCATCACGCTCGCCTCGACCCTCGTCGCCTTCGCCACCACGCCGCTCTGGTGCAAGGCGCTCGCCGGCCAATACGTGCCTGTCGACGCCGTTCAGCTCAGCCTTTCCACCCTGCGGATCGCCGTCATCCCGGTTCTCATCGGCGTCCTGTGCAACTGGAAATTCCCCGTCGCCACCGCAAAGATCAAACCCGTCGGACCGCTCATTTCCGTCGTGGCCCTCATGTTCATCACCGGCAGCATCGTCGGCCAAAACGCGCAGGCCGTCATCGAAAACGTCGGCAAGCTGGCCATCGCGGCCATCCTCCTCCACACCCTCGGTTTCGGCATCGGCTACGTCGTCGCGAAAATCATCCGCTATCCCGAAGACATCGCCCGCACGATCTCGATCGAAGTCGGCATGCAGAACGGCGGACTCGCCGCCGTCCTCGCCAAACAGAACTTCCCGCTCCAGCCGCTCGCCGCGGTTCCGGCGGTCTTCAGCGCCATCACCCAGACGCTGCTCGGCAGCCTCCTGGCCACCTACTGGAGAAAGCGCCCTGTCAAATCGGATCCGGCCCCAGAAGCTTCCATTGCAGATCAACCATGA